A stretch of the Papaver somniferum cultivar HN1 chromosome 6, ASM357369v1, whole genome shotgun sequence genome encodes the following:
- the LOC113286363 gene encoding putative NAC domain-containing protein 94, which translates to MLPGFRFHPTDEELVGFYLRRKVEKKPLSIEIIKQIDIYKYDPWDLPMSPVGDKELYFFCIRERKYKNSVRPNRVTGSGFWKATGIDKPIYSAVASSGASHTNNNNNKHCIGLKKSLVYYRGSAGKGTKTDWMMHEFRLPPPVVAAAGTSSSAKLNTTIHHLNSKRISSSTSTHDQEAEIWTLCRVFKRTVASYSITNKNKYPPTSHEYHKEITINGTATNNNISSSTTTKSYSSPQQSFSMESENWSSSSTDQKFNYYTSEEYSTTSAQVNSNNNQQERIINKTRPGGEVVTNNNQIHSTERDSSYLFPGELMTDRITHHHQEAAVVLQQSNNISNFQNLHGTRSNDIFFLDYGIWDDLGSVISSDQALLYGYI; encoded by the exons aTGCTACCAGGGTTTAGGTTTCATCCTACCGACGAAGAACtcgtaggattttatcttcggcGAAAAGTGGAGAAAAAACCTTTGAGTATTGAGATTATCAAACAGATTGATATTTACAAGTATGATCCATGGGATCTCCCAA TGAGTCCAGTTGGGGATAAGGAGTTATATTTCTTCTGCATAAGAGAAAGAAAGTACAAGAACAGCGTAAGACCAAATAGGGTCACAGGATCTGGTTTCTGGAAGGCAACTGGTATTGATAAGCCAATATATTCCGCTGttgcatcatcaggagcatctcataccaataataacaacaacaaacactGCATCGGTCTCAAGAAATCATTAGTGTATTACCGTGGAAGCGCTGGAAAAGGGACCAAAACAGATTGGATGATGCATGAATTTCGCCTTCCTCCTCCTGTAGTAGCCGCTGCTGGCACGTCCTCATCCGCAAAATTGAACACTACCATCCACCACCTAAACTCTAAGAGGATTAGTAGTAGTACTTCTACACATGATCAAGAAGCT GAGATCTGGACACTTTGCAGAGTATTCAAGAGAACTGTTGCATCATATAGCATTACCAATAAGAACAAGTACCCGCCAACATCACATGAATATCACAAAGAGATAACGATCAATGGTACTGCTACAAATAATaatatttcttcatcaacaacaactaaATCTTATTCGAGTCCTCAACAATCATTTAGCATGGAGTCTGAAAACTGGTCATCATCCTCCACCGATCAGAAATTCAACTATTATACTTCCGAGGAATATTCAACGACATCAGCACAggttaatagtaataataatcaaCAAGAAAGAATAATAAACAAGACCAGGCCTGGAGGAGAAGTCGTTACAAATAATAATCAAATCCATTCAACCGAAAGAGATAGTAGTTATTTGTTTCCCGGGGAGTTGATGACCGACCGAATaactcatcatcatcaagaaGCAGCCGTAGTTTTGCAACAATCGAataatattagtaattttcaaaaCTTACATGGCACCAGATCAAATGATATTTTCTTCTTAGATTATGGAATTTGGGATGATCTGGGGTCTGTAATCTCGTCTGATCAAGCTCTTTTGTATGGTTACATATAA